The Pyrobaculum sp. 3827-6 genome has a segment encoding these proteins:
- a CDS encoding DUF2286 domain-containing protein: protein MSVVAHITKNTVAKRDVINKDVMEAVKDVAIELLKAWNPAASDFIILRDFYSVSYPAPLSRELLEKVRKYSPKRIENRVEVTLPVFEIVHGAQWAGDSLSVGDAVVVFPFIDDATTEEVLRGVVQNLAGQEEGEDLE from the coding sequence ATGAGCGTCGTTGCGCATATCACAAAAAACACAGTGGCCAAGCGCGATGTCATTAATAAAGATGTCATGGAGGCTGTTAAGGACGTCGCGATAGAACTCCTAAAGGCGTGGAACCCCGCGGCCTCCGACTTCATAATACTACGGGATTTCTACTCAGTCTCATACCCAGCGCCCCTCTCTAGGGAACTCCTCGAAAAAGTTCGGAAGTACTCGCCAAAGAGAATAGAGAATAGAGTGGAGGTAACCCTACCGGTTTTTGAAATTGTCCACGGGGCCCAGTGGGCTGGGGACAGCTTAAGCGTCGGAGACGCTGTTGTTGTATTCCCCTTTATCGACGACGCCACGACTGAGGAGGTGCTGAGGGGGGTGGTGCAAAACCTCGCTGGCCAGGAGGAGGGGGAGGATTTAGAGTAG
- the hmgA gene encoding hydroxymethylglutaryl-CoA reductase (NADPH) has translation MFLMEVKLHEFEKVYGDANKAAEARRQYLEKATGARLENIGKTVIDLNTVVGRNIENVIGAVQIPVGVAGPLLVRGDYADGYFYVPLATTEGALVASVNRGAKLVTESGGARVKVLRDGMARAPLFRLPSLIDSVEFVDWVTQHFEELKKVAESTTRFGKLREVQPFVVGNYVWLRLVFSTGDAMGMNMVTIASDAVARYIHENFPKARLVALSGNMCVDKKANAVNFILGRGKTVVAEALVKRELLEKMGTSPEDVHNVNVRKNLVGSALAHSYGFNAHFANIVAAIFIATGQDAAQVVESSMGITSTEAREEGLYISVYLPSLEVGTVGGGTGLPTQREALELLGVAGPGDPPGRNALKFAEIVAATVLAGELNLLVALARNELASAHQRLGRRAR, from the coding sequence ATGTTTCTAATGGAAGTGAAACTACACGAGTTTGAAAAGGTTTACGGCGACGCAAACAAAGCCGCCGAGGCGAGGAGGCAGTATCTGGAGAAGGCCACGGGCGCTAGGCTGGAGAACATTGGCAAAACGGTGATAGATCTCAACACTGTGGTTGGGAGGAATATTGAAAATGTGATTGGCGCCGTGCAGATCCCCGTAGGCGTCGCCGGCCCCCTCCTCGTCAGGGGGGACTACGCAGATGGCTACTTCTACGTCCCCCTAGCCACCACCGAGGGGGCTCTCGTGGCCTCGGTCAACAGAGGCGCCAAGCTAGTGACCGAGTCGGGAGGCGCCAGGGTGAAGGTGTTGAGAGACGGCATGGCCAGGGCCCCCTTGTTTAGACTGCCTTCGCTAATCGACTCTGTCGAGTTCGTCGACTGGGTCACGCAGCACTTTGAGGAGTTGAAGAAGGTGGCCGAGTCGACCACTAGGTTTGGCAAGTTGAGAGAGGTGCAGCCTTTCGTCGTGGGGAACTACGTGTGGCTTAGGCTGGTCTTCTCCACGGGGGACGCCATGGGGATGAATATGGTCACTATAGCTTCAGACGCCGTGGCTAGGTACATCCATGAGAACTTTCCGAAGGCTAGGCTGGTGGCGCTCAGCGGCAACATGTGTGTAGATAAGAAGGCTAACGCCGTTAACTTCATACTGGGGAGGGGGAAGACTGTGGTGGCCGAGGCGCTGGTCAAGAGGGAGCTGTTGGAGAAGATGGGGACCTCCCCCGAGGATGTTCACAACGTGAATGTTAGGAAGAATCTAGTAGGCTCGGCCTTGGCCCACTCCTACGGCTTTAATGCGCATTTCGCCAATATAGTCGCGGCGATTTTCATAGCGACGGGTCAAGACGCGGCGCAGGTTGTGGAGTCAAGTATGGGGATAACCTCCACGGAGGCTAGGGAGGAGGGGCTTTACATATCTGTATATCTGCCGAGCCTGGAGGTGGGCACTGTAGGCGGCGGGACTGGGTTGCCCACGCAGAGAGAGGCGCTGGAGCTCCTGGGCGTGGCGGGCCCCGGCGATCCGCCGGGGAGAAACGCGTTGAAATTCGCCGAGATTGTTGCGGCCACCGTGCTCGCGGGGGAGCTGAATTTGCTGGTGGCACTTGCCAGGAACGAGCTCGCGTCGGCGCACCAGAGGCTGGGCAGGAGGGCTAGGTGA
- a CDS encoding FaeA/PapI family transcriptional regulator — MPRRQTDKVFERKEQVVEYLKTYGELTTSRLIQLTGLSHSQIFYILKLLEKESIVKEVKRGKIAYWRLVETKEA; from the coding sequence ATGCCTAGAAGACAGACAGACAAGGTCTTCGAGAGAAAGGAGCAGGTAGTAGAATACCTCAAGACCTACGGCGAGCTTACAACCAGCAGACTAATACAACTCACAGGCCTCAGCCACTCCCAGATATTCTATATACTCAAACTCCTAGAAAAAGAAAGCATAGTCAAGGAGGTCAAAAGAGGTAAAATAGCCTACTGGAGGCTTGTAGAGACCAAGGAGGCGTAG
- a CDS encoding thiolase family protein: MRDVYVVGGALYPAGRHYDKNHDDLAAAVLDKAIADAKADIDALFVASSTTELANRQQILGAYILESLGMDKIPVFRIENGDGSGGAAVALAYHALKSEEYNCVAVVGVDKPNDVLSNQQQDIYATTLDTYFERYFGFTPLSLAALMAKMYLKKYEYKYEDLARWAVYMHAHGAGNPYAYFKRPIKLEDATNSEVVSEPLRLYDVGPLADGAAAAVLCANKKDGPRILTAATATNTRSFNARQEYDVLYSLQEASRRALDKAGVTPRDVAAAEVHDSFSILGVLAVESLGLVKRGGALAALREGDLPVNLSGGFKARGNILGATGVYQLVEVAWQLMGKEFKRVDGSHGVIHSMGGIDKISTVVVLES, encoded by the coding sequence ATGAGAGACGTATACGTTGTAGGCGGGGCGCTCTACCCGGCGGGGCGCCACTACGACAAGAACCACGACGACCTCGCCGCCGCCGTGCTCGACAAGGCAATCGCCGACGCCAAGGCGGATATAGACGCCCTCTTCGTGGCCTCGTCCACTACCGAGCTCGCCAACAGGCAACAAATATTGGGGGCCTACATACTGGAGTCCCTCGGCATGGATAAAATACCAGTTTTCAGAATCGAAAACGGAGACGGCTCAGGCGGCGCCGCCGTGGCTCTTGCATACCACGCCTTGAAGTCTGAGGAGTACAACTGCGTCGCCGTGGTGGGCGTCGACAAGCCAAACGACGTCCTCAGCAACCAGCAACAAGATATCTACGCCACAACCCTCGACACGTATTTCGAGAGGTATTTCGGCTTCACGCCCCTCTCACTCGCCGCGTTAATGGCCAAGATGTACCTCAAGAAATACGAATACAAATACGAAGACCTAGCCAGGTGGGCTGTCTACATGCACGCGCACGGCGCGGGCAACCCCTATGCCTACTTTAAACGCCCAATAAAGCTGGAAGACGCAACGAACAGCGAAGTGGTCAGCGAGCCCCTCCGCCTATACGACGTGGGCCCCCTCGCAGACGGAGCCGCCGCGGCCGTGCTATGCGCAAACAAGAAAGATGGGCCGAGGATATTGACCGCAGCCACCGCAACCAACACAAGAAGCTTCAACGCCAGGCAGGAATACGACGTCTTGTACAGCCTCCAAGAGGCCTCAAGACGCGCCTTAGACAAGGCCGGCGTCACCCCAAGAGACGTGGCGGCGGCTGAGGTGCACGACTCCTTTTCAATACTAGGGGTGCTGGCCGTCGAGAGCCTCGGCCTCGTGAAGAGAGGCGGCGCGCTGGCGGCTTTGAGAGAGGGCGACCTGCCGGTGAACCTAAGCGGAGGCTTTAAAGCCAGGGGAAACATCCTCGGCGCCACGGGGGTATACCAGCTGGTGGAGGTGGCTTGGCAGTTGATGGGGAAGGAGTTCAAGCGCGTCGACGGTAGCCACGGAGTGATCCACAGCATGGGGGGCATAGATAAGATATCGACAGTTGTTGTATTAGAATCATGA
- a CDS encoding tRNA (pseudouridine-N1)-methyltransferase, translated as MSFLIKSDVACPWSISPEELVKNRLDVLVDFVVESIRGGAREVYVMLCDGTTYRVSAAPLLRAREAARWLLSNPPFKTNLKALVGRYRNVYYLHERGRDVSEVRLDGEGLYIFGDHDGLSREDEEFLEKHATWVSLGATPYMSWQAAAYLTYLLRRLSLI; from the coding sequence TTGAGCTTTTTAATAAAAAGCGACGTAGCTTGTCCCTGGTCGATAAGCCCGGAGGAGCTTGTGAAAAACCGACTTGACGTGTTAGTTGACTTCGTTGTTGAGTCTATCAGAGGGGGAGCCCGCGAGGTGTATGTAATGTTGTGCGACGGCACAACTTACCGGGTGTCGGCGGCGCCTCTGCTTAGGGCCCGCGAGGCGGCCAGGTGGTTGCTCTCGAATCCGCCTTTTAAAACCAACCTAAAGGCCCTCGTGGGGAGGTATAGAAACGTGTACTACCTACATGAACGTGGCAGAGACGTCTCGGAGGTGAGGCTGGACGGCGAGGGGCTGTATATATTTGGCGACCACGATGGGCTGAGCCGCGAAGATGAGGAGTTTTTGGAAAAACACGCCACCTGGGTCTCGCTGGGCGCGACGCCCTATATGTCTTGGCAAGCCGCGGCGTACTTGACATATTTATTGAGACGATTAAGTTTAATATAG
- the proS gene encoding proline--tRNA ligase: MELVRGARPHGRDKLRSNLIEWFHWLLREAEMYDVRYPVKGAYVWRPYGMKLRRNVENLIRRLHDEAGHQEVLFPVFIPYEYFGKESQHIRGFEKEVFWVSKGGEAGERLVLRPTSETAIMPMVKLWVQDYKDLPLKLYQIVSVFRAETKMTHPMIRLREISMFKEAHTVHVDREDAERQVREAVEIYKKIFDEMCLAYMLNKRPDWDKFAGAEYTIAFDTVLPDGRTLQIGTVHYLGTNFTEVFEVTYLDADGSRKLAHTTSYGISERSIAAMLITHGDDGGTTIPPKLAPIQAVVVPIYYGEEELSVVMSFVREVVNSLASGGVRVYLDDRADKTPGWKFYYWELKGVPLRVEVGKRDVEKRQAVITRRDTLEKYAVGLGNLVDAVRELMRIVEENLRKNAWEELRRRVVKAEGVEAAKAAIREGKVVEVPWSGDNECGMKIQELVGADALGVAMDADASVGGYDLRDLACRDKRAEVWLRLSERY; this comes from the coding sequence ATGGAGCTTGTCAGAGGCGCGAGGCCTCATGGCCGTGATAAGCTGAGGAGCAACTTGATTGAGTGGTTTCACTGGCTCTTGAGAGAGGCGGAGATGTACGACGTGAGGTACCCCGTGAAGGGGGCATACGTCTGGCGTCCATATGGCATGAAGCTGAGGCGGAACGTCGAGAACTTAATACGGCGGCTACACGACGAGGCGGGCCACCAGGAGGTTTTATTTCCTGTTTTTATACCCTATGAGTACTTCGGCAAGGAGTCCCAGCACATCAGAGGCTTCGAGAAAGAGGTGTTTTGGGTTTCTAAAGGCGGCGAGGCCGGCGAGAGGCTTGTCCTGCGCCCCACTTCAGAGACCGCCATAATGCCGATGGTGAAGCTATGGGTGCAGGACTACAAGGATCTGCCCCTCAAGCTTTACCAGATTGTCAGCGTGTTTAGAGCCGAGACCAAGATGACGCATCCAATGATTAGGCTAAGGGAGATCAGCATGTTTAAAGAGGCTCATACAGTCCACGTAGATAGGGAGGACGCCGAGAGGCAGGTGAGAGAGGCTGTGGAGATTTACAAGAAGATCTTCGACGAGATGTGCCTAGCCTATATGCTGAACAAGAGACCTGACTGGGACAAGTTCGCCGGCGCCGAGTACACAATCGCCTTCGACACTGTACTGCCCGACGGCAGGACGCTCCAGATCGGGACTGTCCACTACCTCGGCACAAACTTTACCGAGGTGTTCGAGGTTACGTACCTCGACGCCGATGGGTCGAGGAAGCTGGCTCACACAACCTCCTACGGGATTTCCGAGAGAAGCATAGCCGCGATGCTTATTACCCACGGCGATGACGGCGGCACCACGATACCTCCAAAGCTAGCGCCTATACAAGCAGTCGTAGTTCCCATCTACTACGGGGAGGAGGAGCTCTCTGTAGTGATGTCCTTCGTGAGAGAGGTGGTTAACTCCTTAGCAAGCGGCGGCGTGCGCGTCTACCTCGACGATAGAGCCGACAAGACGCCGGGCTGGAAGTTCTACTACTGGGAGCTCAAGGGCGTGCCCCTCCGTGTAGAAGTCGGTAAGAGAGATGTAGAAAAGAGACAGGCTGTTATCACTAGGAGAGATACTCTAGAGAAATACGCAGTCGGCCTAGGTAATTTGGTAGACGCCGTTAGGGAGTTGATGAGGATCGTCGAGGAAAACCTACGCAAGAACGCTTGGGAGGAGCTGAGGAGGCGTGTGGTGAAGGCAGAGGGAGTGGAGGCGGCCAAGGCGGCGATAAGAGAGGGCAAGGTGGTGGAGGTGCCTTGGAGCGGCGATAACGAATGTGGAATGAAGATACAGGAGCTCGTAGGCGCAGACGCGTTGGGGGTGGCGATGGACGCAGATGCATCAGTGGGCGGCTACGATCTACGCGATCTCGCGTGTAGAGACAAGCGAGCCGAGGTGTGGCTGAGGCTTTCCGAAAGGTACTAA
- a CDS encoding Zn-ribbon domain-containing OB-fold protein, translated as MRHESVPIYWRNIPQYYRLVAKRCRKCGSIHYPPVARCGCGSKELEDVELPREGKLLEFTVLHQVGTDFLKQKPLILGLVELTNGVKIAAQIVDAQPEKLAPGVKVEAVFRRVVVDGKHGLVMYGYKFRPVGV; from the coding sequence ATGAGACACGAATCTGTGCCGATATATTGGAGAAATATACCGCAGTACTACCGCCTGGTGGCCAAGAGGTGTAGAAAATGCGGCTCTATACACTACCCGCCGGTGGCTAGGTGCGGATGCGGCTCCAAAGAGCTGGAAGACGTGGAGCTCCCCAGAGAGGGGAAGCTACTAGAATTCACCGTCTTGCACCAGGTGGGGACCGATTTCTTAAAACAGAAGCCGCTGATATTGGGCCTAGTGGAGCTGACAAACGGAGTCAAGATAGCGGCCCAGATAGTCGACGCGCAACCCGAGAAGCTAGCCCCGGGGGTCAAGGTAGAGGCTGTGTTTAGGAGAGTTGTCGTCGACGGCAAACACGGCCTCGTGATGTACGGATACAAATTCAGACCCGTGGGGGTATGA
- a CDS encoding 30S ribosomal protein S26e yields the protein MPKKRKNRGRKKGDKGREPYVHCDNCGKVMPRSKSVRVTVPHSPVPPDLARELEKQGAIISRYLVTKTYCINCAVFFGIIKVRSREERKKKIPLQQVV from the coding sequence ATGCCTAAAAAGAGGAAGAATCGAGGTAGGAAAAAAGGCGACAAGGGCCGGGAGCCCTATGTCCACTGCGATAACTGCGGCAAGGTTATGCCTAGGTCGAAGTCTGTGAGGGTGACAGTTCCGCATTCCCCTGTGCCTCCAGATTTGGCGAGAGAGCTGGAGAAGCAGGGCGCCATAATCTCCCGGTATTTGGTGACCAAGACCTACTGTATAAACTGCGCCGTCTTCTTCGGCATAATAAAGGTGAGATCTAGAGAGGAGAGGAAGAAGAAAATACCGCTTCAGCAAGTCGTTTGA
- a CDS encoding CDP-alcohol phosphatidyltransferase family protein, which yields MVLERLRKRVNLDAVGRYIPVNPNVLTLLSVLVAWGGILPVWLSAGPPWLFIAASGVLDVLDGAVARSSGRASRRGAFIDSYLDRYTDAAYILYFWNYVDHLAAFLALLGTFAISYARCRGESLGVEVRGVGFMERGERVLYLLAVSLVLGFFPQLVNPLMYLYTLLVNSAAAYRGYAVFKKLKIS from the coding sequence GTGGTGTTGGAGCGGTTGAGGAAGAGAGTTAACCTAGACGCCGTGGGTAGATACATCCCAGTAAACCCAAATGTCTTAACTCTCCTGTCTGTACTTGTGGCCTGGGGTGGGATCTTGCCGGTGTGGCTGTCCGCCGGGCCGCCTTGGCTCTTCATAGCGGCCTCCGGCGTCTTGGATGTGCTAGACGGCGCAGTTGCCCGTAGTAGCGGCAGGGCATCTAGAAGGGGCGCGTTCATAGATTCGTACCTGGATAGATATACGGACGCCGCCTACATACTCTACTTCTGGAACTACGTAGATCATCTCGCCGCGTTTTTAGCCCTCTTGGGAACCTTCGCGATCAGCTACGCGCGGTGCAGGGGGGAGTCTCTGGGGGTAGAGGTCAGGGGGGTCGGCTTCATGGAGCGGGGAGAGAGAGTTCTCTATCTACTAGCAGTCTCGTTGGTGCTGGGTTTCTTCCCCCAGCTCGTCAACCCGTTGATGTACCTATACACGCTTCTGGTCAACTCCGCGGCGGCGTATAGAGGCTACGCCGTTTTTAAAAAACTGAAGATCTCCTAA
- a CDS encoding hydroxymethylglutaryl-CoA synthase, whose translation MSRVGIVSWGAYIPKYRIRTEEVARIWGDDPLRIVDVYLVDEKSVEGIDEDAVTIAVEAARRAIKRAGIDPRRIGVVYAGTESKPYAVKPISSILVDALGLSNNVFAVDMEFACKAGSEGLVAAMGLVESGRVEYGMTVGTDTSQGEPGEHLEYSASSGGAALVVGRDGVVAELEAVYSYVSDTPDFWRREGSPYPMHGEGFTGEPAYFRHIIGAAKGLMERHGYKPSDFTYVVFHQPNGRFPVRAASMLNIPMEKVKPGIVVTHIGNTYNASALMGFAKVLDSAKPGDKILLVPFGSGAGSNAFVFTTTDLITERQKAGVPTVEEMLRDKIYVDYAQYLKMRKMIKLFD comes from the coding sequence ATGAGCAGGGTGGGGATAGTAAGCTGGGGCGCCTATATACCAAAGTACCGGATTAGGACCGAGGAGGTGGCGAGGATCTGGGGCGACGACCCGCTCCGCATAGTGGACGTCTACCTAGTCGACGAGAAGAGCGTAGAGGGAATTGACGAAGACGCCGTGACGATAGCCGTCGAGGCGGCCAGGAGGGCCATAAAGAGGGCGGGGATAGATCCTAGGCGGATAGGCGTTGTGTACGCCGGCACCGAGTCCAAGCCCTACGCTGTCAAGCCCATATCGTCGATACTAGTAGACGCCCTGGGCCTCAGCAACAACGTCTTCGCCGTGGATATGGAGTTTGCGTGCAAGGCGGGTAGCGAGGGGCTCGTAGCCGCCATGGGGCTGGTGGAGTCGGGACGCGTGGAGTACGGCATGACGGTAGGCACCGACACGTCCCAAGGCGAGCCGGGGGAGCACTTGGAGTACTCGGCGAGTAGCGGCGGCGCGGCTCTAGTAGTCGGTCGGGACGGCGTCGTCGCCGAGCTGGAGGCCGTGTACTCGTACGTGTCCGACACGCCAGACTTCTGGAGGAGGGAGGGCTCCCCCTACCCAATGCACGGCGAAGGCTTCACCGGGGAACCCGCCTACTTCAGACACATAATAGGCGCGGCCAAGGGCTTAATGGAGAGACACGGCTACAAGCCCTCGGACTTCACCTACGTCGTGTTCCACCAGCCAAACGGCAGATTCCCAGTCCGCGCCGCCTCTATGCTGAACATACCAATGGAAAAGGTGAAGCCCGGCATAGTAGTGACCCACATCGGAAATACCTACAACGCCTCCGCGCTGATGGGCTTCGCCAAGGTGCTAGACTCCGCGAAGCCTGGAGACAAGATACTACTAGTGCCCTTCGGCAGCGGCGCCGGGTCAAACGCCTTCGTATTCACAACCACAGACCTAATAACAGAAAGGCAGAAAGCGGGCGTGCCGACGGTCGAGGAGATGCTACGCGACAAGATATACGTAGACTACGCCCAGTACTTAAAAATGAGGAAAATGATAAAGCTATTCGACTAA
- a CDS encoding 30S ribosomal protein S25e, whose protein sequence is MGGKKRPTLSQLAKKAEKEKAQPVQKGKKEVKKEEAPAKRTIQALDEKVFQTIAKEVQNMRVITPYDIASKYGIKMSVAFKVLRSLRERGDLVLVAKGHRTEVYIPARGS, encoded by the coding sequence ATGGGTGGTAAGAAGAGGCCTACGCTGTCTCAGCTTGCGAAGAAGGCTGAGAAGGAGAAGGCTCAGCCTGTCCAGAAGGGTAAGAAGGAGGTGAAGAAGGAGGAGGCTCCTGCTAAGAGGACTATTCAAGCGCTTGATGAAAAGGTGTTTCAAACTATTGCAAAGGAGGTGCAGAATATGAGAGTTATTACGCCGTACGATATTGCCTCTAAGTACGGTATCAAGATGTCGGTGGCGTTTAAAGTGTTGAGGAGTCTTCGTGAGAGGGGGGATCTAGTTCTGGTGGCTAAGGGGCACAGGACTGAGGTTTATATACCGGCGAGGGGTAGCTAG
- a CDS encoding DNA-directed DNA polymerase I: MAEFEEEFEEFEQEEVREYEGEAIEEGKIKGIVSATAPPSIVLSVVYDGAEGKALVKLYDPVTDNVYYWYDTTGHKPYLIATKTPEEIMKKFPSVLRHPGFSHFGVEEKYDALNDRRILVTKVYAKDPLSVGGGRNSLRDILKETWESRIKYHHSYLFDRNVVPGMWYRSNGGGLTPIEISIPTEVKSSLANIFKQEHGKVAEEWIPLFQAPIPHIKRVAIDVEVYTPQENKIPDPKSAEYEIISVALVGSDGLRRVLMLRRPGREAELRYRPDYEILFFDSEYDLLMEVFKTIVQYPIVITFNGDNFDLPYLYNRAIALGIPKEDLPIAAKRDYVSVAPGVHIDMFKFFAIKAIEAYAFGGVYRGERGLDGIAYAILGVGKVERQKNVSRMGYWELAEYNYRDALITLYFTLYNNEMVMKLIILLSRIAKMPIEDITRSQVSAWIRNMLYYEHRRRGWLIPNKEDILSVKGQTHTKAIIKGKKYAGAVVLDPPLGIFFDVYVLDFASLYPSIISKWNLSYETVNCRQDAERPIPELPHTVCRDKPGLTSTLVGILRDLRVHVYKKLAKKAPTPAERQLYDVVQSAMKVFINASYGVFGAETFPLYCPPVAELTTALARYIMTSTVLKATELGLIPVYGDTDSLFLWNVSEEKLKKLVAYTEELGIDIELDKVYKFVMFSGRKKNYLGVTSDGSVIVKGIVAKKRNAPPLVKELVEEIIESLKNINTVEDITKVRDAVVAMVKDTETKIRERKTTLDKLGIKIVLNKNLNEYTKNKPQHVKAAEQLLKYGINVGRGDAIVLIKTKDAIGVKPIQLARIDEIDEKKYLEYINTSLEQILEAMGVSIEELRGATRLL, translated from the coding sequence GTGGCTGAGTTTGAGGAGGAGTTTGAAGAGTTTGAACAAGAAGAGGTCAGAGAGTACGAGGGTGAAGCCATAGAGGAGGGGAAGATAAAGGGCATCGTCTCTGCCACGGCGCCGCCCTCTATCGTGCTGTCGGTTGTGTACGACGGGGCGGAGGGCAAGGCTTTGGTAAAGCTCTACGACCCCGTGACGGATAACGTGTACTACTGGTACGACACCACTGGCCACAAGCCGTATCTCATAGCGACAAAGACGCCCGAGGAGATAATGAAGAAGTTCCCCAGCGTCCTGCGCCACCCGGGGTTCAGCCACTTCGGCGTAGAGGAGAAATACGACGCGCTAAACGACCGGAGGATTCTCGTGACTAAGGTATATGCAAAAGACCCTCTGTCGGTGGGCGGCGGCAGAAACTCGCTGAGGGACATCCTCAAGGAGACTTGGGAGTCGCGGATAAAGTACCACCACAGCTACCTCTTCGACAGAAACGTGGTTCCAGGCATGTGGTATAGATCCAACGGGGGCGGCCTCACGCCCATCGAAATTTCAATACCCACGGAGGTCAAGTCCTCCCTCGCTAACATCTTCAAACAGGAACACGGCAAGGTGGCAGAGGAGTGGATACCTCTATTCCAGGCACCCATCCCCCACATCAAGAGGGTCGCCATAGACGTGGAGGTCTACACCCCGCAGGAAAACAAAATCCCAGATCCAAAGAGCGCCGAGTATGAAATAATCTCGGTGGCTCTAGTGGGAAGTGACGGGCTGAGGCGGGTGTTGATGCTTAGACGCCCTGGCAGGGAGGCAGAGCTGAGGTACAGGCCGGACTACGAGATTCTGTTTTTCGACAGCGAATACGACCTCTTAATGGAGGTCTTCAAAACCATAGTCCAGTACCCGATAGTCATCACCTTCAACGGCGACAACTTCGACCTTCCCTACCTCTACAACAGAGCCATTGCGCTCGGCATACCCAAGGAGGACTTGCCAATAGCCGCCAAGCGGGACTACGTCAGTGTGGCCCCCGGCGTCCACATAGACATGTTCAAGTTCTTTGCCATAAAGGCAATCGAGGCCTATGCCTTCGGCGGCGTGTACAGGGGGGAGAGGGGGCTAGACGGGATAGCGTACGCAATTCTAGGCGTCGGGAAGGTGGAGAGGCAGAAAAACGTCTCTAGAATGGGCTACTGGGAGCTCGCCGAGTACAACTACAGAGACGCCCTCATTACCCTCTACTTCACTCTGTACAACAACGAAATGGTAATGAAGCTGATAATCCTCCTGTCTAGGATAGCTAAAATGCCCATAGAGGACATCACCAGGTCCCAGGTCTCGGCGTGGATCCGCAACATGCTGTACTACGAACACCGCAGGAGGGGGTGGCTTATACCAAACAAGGAGGATATTCTAAGCGTAAAGGGGCAGACGCACACAAAAGCCATAATTAAGGGGAAGAAGTACGCGGGGGCCGTGGTGCTGGACCCCCCGCTTGGCATCTTCTTCGATGTGTACGTCCTCGACTTCGCCTCTCTGTACCCCTCGATAATCAGCAAGTGGAACCTCTCGTACGAGACTGTCAACTGTAGACAGGACGCGGAGAGGCCGATACCGGAGCTACCCCACACAGTCTGCCGCGACAAGCCCGGCCTCACGAGCACCCTGGTGGGCATCTTGAGGGACTTAAGGGTGCATGTCTATAAGAAACTGGCTAAGAAGGCGCCGACGCCGGCCGAGAGGCAGCTGTACGACGTAGTCCAGAGCGCCATGAAGGTTTTCATAAACGCCTCCTATGGCGTTTTCGGCGCAGAGACGTTTCCCCTCTACTGCCCGCCGGTCGCCGAGCTCACAACAGCCCTGGCTAGGTACATAATGACCAGCACAGTGCTCAAGGCGACGGAGCTGGGCCTAATACCAGTATACGGGGATACGGACTCTCTCTTTCTCTGGAATGTCTCCGAGGAGAAGTTAAAGAAGCTCGTGGCCTACACAGAGGAGCTGGGGATAGATATAGAGCTTGACAAGGTGTATAAATTCGTCATGTTTAGCGGCCGCAAGAAGAACTACCTAGGCGTGACTAGCGACGGGAGCGTCATAGTCAAGGGGATCGTGGCGAAGAAACGCAACGCGCCGCCGCTTGTGAAGGAGCTGGTTGAGGAAATTATAGAAAGTCTAAAGAATATAAACACGGTGGAGGACATCACTAAGGTTCGCGACGCCGTTGTAGCTATGGTTAAAGATACGGAGACCAAGATCAGGGAGAGGAAAACCACTCTGGATAAGCTCGGGATAAAAATCGTGTTGAACAAGAACTTGAATGAATACACGAAGAACAAGCCTCAACACGTCAAGGCGGCTGAGCAGCTGTTGAAATACGGAATCAACGTGGGGCGGGGAGACGCCATAGTCCTAATCAAGACTAAAGACGCAATTGGGGTAAAGCCCATACAATTGGCGAGAATAGACGAGATAGACGAGAAGAAGTACCTGGAGTACATAAACACGTCGCTAGAACAGATACTGGAGGCGATGGGCGTCTCTATCGAGGAGTTGCGCGGCGCTACTAGGCTACTCTAA